A window from Citrus sinensis cultivar Valencia sweet orange chromosome 3, DVS_A1.0, whole genome shotgun sequence encodes these proteins:
- the NCED gene encoding putative 9-cis-epoxycarotenoid dioxygenase 3 (The RefSeq protein has 8 substitutions compared to this genomic sequence), which produces MAAATTTSSLIDLGSCKDSCSSPSFSSSRARIAFSLKKPTEITCSLQTPSILHFPKQSPKYPPSPAATPPPSSPPLTTKQQPKENDNFAPSKWNFLQKAAALALDAVENALVSQERQHPLPKTADPTVQIAGNFSPVPEKPVCQNLPTTGKVPDCIQGVYVRNGANPLHEPVAGHHFFDGDGMVHAVKFNKGSVSYSCRFTETNRFVQERSLGRPVFPKAIGELHGHTGIARLLLFYSRALFGLVDPSHGTGVANAGLVYFNNRLLAMSEDDLPYHVRVTPSGELKTVGRFDFSGQLKSTMIAHPKVDPVTGDLFALSYDVVKKPYLKYFQFSPQGIKSPDVEIPLEEPTMMHDFAITENFVVVPDQQVVFKLKEMIRGGSPVIYDKNKVSRFGILDKNATDASKMKWIDAPDCFCFHLWNAWEEPERDEVVVIGSCMTPADSIFNECDESLKSVLSEIRLNLKTGESTRRPIISEDEQVNLEAGMVNRNLLGRKTRFAYLALAEPWPKVSGFAKVDLLTGQVNKFIYGDQRYGGEPLFFPRDPNSENEDDGYILAFVHDEKEWKSELQIVNAMTLELEATVKLPSRVPYGFHGTFIGAKDLAKQA; this is translated from the coding sequence ATGGCGGCAGCAACTACTACTTCTTCACTCATAGACTTGGGCTCTTGTAAAGATTCTTGTTCTTCTCcgtctttttcttcttcaagagCAAGAATTgcttttagtttaaaaaagcCCACCGAAATCACTTGCTCTCTTCAAACACCTTCCATTCTTCATTTCCCCAAGCAGTCCCCAAAATACCCTCCATCACCTGCAGCTTCCCCTCCTCCATCTTCTCCTCCTCTTACAACTAAGCAGCAACCCAAGGAAAATGACAATTTCGCCCCTTCAAAATGGAACTTCTTACAAAAAGCAGCAGCTTTAGCCTTGGACGCAGTCGAAAACGCATTGGTTTCTCAAGAGCGTCAGCATCCTCTCCCCAAAACAGCCGACCCCACCGTCCAAATCGCCGGAAACTTCTCTCCGGTGCCCGAAAAACCCGTCTGCCAGAACCTTCCCACTACCGGAAAGGTCCCCGACTGCATTCAAGGCGTCTACGTCAGAAACGGAGCCAACCCACTTCACGAACCGGTCGCCGGCCACCATTTCTTCGACGGAGACGGCATGGTTCATGCAGTCCAATTCAACAAAGGCTCTGTCAGCTATTCTTGTCGTTTCACTGAAACAAACCGTTTTGTTCAAGAACGTAGCTTAGGCCGCCCCGTATTCCCCAAAGCCATTGGCGAGCTTCACGGCCACACGGGCATCGCAAGATTGCTTCTCTTCTACAGCAGAGCGCTCTTCGGTCTCGTTGACCCCAGCCACGGCACTGGCGTTGCCAACGCCGGCCTTGTTTACTTCAACAACCGTTTGTTGGCCATGTCTGAAGATGACTTGCCTTATCACGTGCGCGTCACTCCATCCGGCGACCTCAAAACGGTCGGCCGTTTCGACTTCAGCGGCCAGCTCAAGTCCACGATGATAGCTCATCCGAAAGTTGATCCCGTGACGGGTGATTTGTTTGCTCTGAGTTATGACGTTGTCAAGAAGCCTTACTTGAAGTACTTTCGGTTTTCGCCCCAAGGGATCAAGTCTCCGGACGTTGAGATTCCCCTTGAGGAGCCTACAATGATGCATGATTTCGCAATCACTGAGAATTTTGTTGTGGTGCCTGACCAGCAAGTGGTGTTCAAGTTGAATGAGATGATCCGAGGTGGCTCCCCGGTGATTTATGACAAGAACAAGGTGTCAAGATTTGGGATTTTGGACAAGAATGCCACCGATGCTTCCAAAATGAAGTGGATTGACGCCCCTGATTGCTTCTGTTTCCATCTTTGGAATGCTTGGGAAGAGCCTGAGAGGGATGAAGTTGTTGTAATTGGGTCCTGTATGACTCCTGCCGACTCCATTTTCAACGAATGTGATGAGAGTCTGAAGAGTGTTTTGTCCGAAATTAGACTCAATCTAAAGACCGGCGAGTCCACTCGCCGCCCCCTTATCTCCGAGGATGAGCAAGTGAACTTGGAAGCCGGAATGGTGAACAGAAACTTGCTCGGAAGAAAGACCCGTTTCGCGTACTTAGCCCTCGCCGAGCCATGGCCTAAAGTTTCAGGTTTTGCCAAAGTTGATCTCTTAACCGGACAAGTAAACAAGTTTATTTATGGAGGTCAAAGGTACGGTGGCGAGCCTTTGTTCTTTCCGAGAGACCCCAATTCGGAGAATGAGGATGATGGCTACATTCTCGCTTTTGTACATGATGAAAAGGAGTGGAAATCAGAGCTGCAAATTGTTAACGCAATGACTCTGGAGCTTGAAGCTACAGTTAAGCTTCCATCTCGAGTTCCTTATGGCTTCCACGGGACGTTCATAAGCGCGAAAGATTTGGCCAAGCAGGCCTAA